One Paenibacillus sp. FSL H7-0737 DNA segment encodes these proteins:
- a CDS encoding class I SAM-dependent methyltransferase: MNQQWNTGTYDTDMAFVSQFGESLIELLRPQPGEQIVDWGCGTGDLAAAIAASGATVTGIDASAEMIQTARDKHPQLNFILADGQNYVAEQPVDAVFSNAALHWLTDSNGAAASITASLRTGGRFVAEFGGLGNIASIVTELPNAFTAIGCSDKLQLPWYFPSIGQYTTLLEQHGLTVDLALCFDRPTPLEAGEQGFQSWLNTFANGILSVLTPSEREEVLSYMEQKLRPTLFQDGRWVMDYRRIRVVAYKRV, translated from the coding sequence ATGAACCAACAGTGGAATACCGGAACCTATGATACTGATATGGCCTTTGTGTCTCAGTTTGGAGAGTCTTTGATTGAGCTTCTTCGCCCCCAGCCTGGCGAACAAATTGTTGATTGGGGCTGCGGAACTGGTGATTTGGCAGCAGCCATCGCCGCTAGTGGTGCCACTGTAACAGGTATTGATGCTTCAGCCGAAATGATTCAGACTGCCCGTGACAAGCATCCCCAGCTAAACTTCATCTTAGCAGATGGGCAAAACTATGTCGCGGAACAGCCAGTCGATGCCGTGTTCAGCAACGCTGCTCTACACTGGTTGACCGACTCGAACGGAGCAGCTGCTTCTATCACAGCTAGCCTACGAACAGGCGGACGTTTTGTTGCCGAGTTCGGTGGGCTGGGCAATATCGCTTCTATCGTTACTGAGCTTCCAAATGCTTTTACCGCTATAGGGTGTAGTGATAAGCTTCAATTACCTTGGTACTTCCCAAGCATCGGACAATATACAACACTACTAGAACAACATGGACTGACTGTTGACCTCGCCCTTTGTTTCGACCGTCCAACCCCACTAGAGGCTGGAGAGCAAGGGTTCCAGTCCTGGCTGAACACTTTTGCTAATGGAATCTTAAGTGTCCTAACACCATCTGAACGAGAAGAAGTCCTCTCTTATATGGAACAGAAACTTAGACCGACATTATTTCAGGATGGCCGCTGGGTGATGGATTATCGAAGAATCCGGGTCGTCGCTTACAAACGCGTCTAA
- a CDS encoding CynX/NimT family MFS transporter, translating to MKASQREGNIQNRGLTDTKYDRWLLVLGIVFIAAALRAPFTSVGPLVQMIQDDLGLSNTLAGAITTLPLLAFAILSPFAPKLARRFGLANVLLIAMVMLAMGILIRSGSGTGLLFTGTAILGLSIAVCNVLLPGLIKGKFPHKIGLMTGVYTVSMNLCAAVASGISVPLASQAGFGWRGTLAIWFMIAALATLFWIPQMRKLDQGTGAKGSISSGNMWRSSLAWKVTIFMGLQSLLYYVFIAWFSVLLGERGMSSSHAGWLLSLMQMAQLPFTFFVPLWAGRMKNQRILVIITAILYFIGIGGIWLGSSALMAVWAICFGIAGGFAFGLVMMFFSLRTRSTQEAAELSGMAQSVGYVLAAMGPALFGWLHDVTNSWTMPLVLLLGASVLLLVVGLGAGSDRYVGDRR from the coding sequence ATGAAAGCATCGCAACGAGAAGGAAACATTCAGAATAGAGGTTTAACGGATACCAAATATGATCGCTGGCTGCTAGTGTTGGGGATTGTGTTTATCGCAGCGGCACTTAGAGCGCCTTTCACTTCCGTCGGTCCACTGGTACAAATGATTCAGGATGATCTAGGCTTATCGAACACTTTAGCAGGAGCTATTACTACTCTACCATTGTTGGCTTTTGCCATTTTGTCCCCGTTTGCTCCAAAGCTAGCTCGCCGTTTCGGCTTGGCTAATGTGTTATTAATTGCTATGGTTATGCTTGCTATGGGGATTCTAATCCGGTCGGGATCTGGAACGGGACTGTTGTTCACAGGTACGGCGATACTCGGGCTTTCTATTGCGGTATGTAATGTACTGCTTCCGGGTCTGATTAAAGGAAAGTTTCCCCACAAAATTGGATTAATGACAGGTGTTTATACTGTCTCAATGAATTTATGCGCTGCCGTCGCTTCAGGTATTAGTGTACCGCTAGCTAGTCAAGCTGGATTTGGCTGGAGAGGGACTTTGGCGATTTGGTTTATGATCGCTGCGCTAGCAACCCTGTTCTGGATTCCGCAAATGCGCAAGCTCGATCAAGGGACTGGGGCCAAGGGGTCGATCTCTAGTGGAAATATGTGGCGTTCTTCGCTTGCTTGGAAGGTAACGATTTTTATGGGCTTACAGTCGTTGCTCTATTATGTCTTCATAGCTTGGTTCTCTGTTCTCCTTGGTGAGCGAGGGATGTCATCAAGCCATGCAGGTTGGTTACTATCACTAATGCAAATGGCCCAGCTGCCGTTTACTTTCTTCGTGCCGTTGTGGGCAGGTCGGATGAAGAACCAACGTATTCTAGTAATCATCACGGCTATTTTGTATTTCATCGGAATCGGTGGCATTTGGTTGGGAAGCAGTGCTTTAATGGCTGTCTGGGCGATCTGTTTTGGGATTGCCGGAGGATTTGCCTTCGGACTTGTGATGATGTTCTTCAGTCTACGGACCAGAAGCACTCAAGAAGCAGCGGAACTGTCGGGAATGGCCCAATCCGTAGGTTACGTGCTTGCAGCAATGGGCCCGGCATTATTCGGATGGCTTCATGATGTAACGAATAGCTGGACGATGCCGCTTGTTTTATTGCTGGGTGCAAGCGTATTGCTGCTGGTTGTCGGACTTGGTGCTGGTAGCGATCGATATGTGGGAGATAGAAGATAG
- a CDS encoding ABC transporter ATP-binding protein codes for MLRRFFSYYRPYKKLFILDFSCAVFAGLLELAFPVAVNKFIDDLLPGQDWPLILIACVALLAIYALNTVMQYIVTYWGHMLGINIETDMRKKMFDHIQKLSFRFFDNNKTGHLIGRITNDLNDIGEVAHHGPEDIFIAIMTLVGAFLLMADINLKLAIITFIIVPIMAWVIIYFGRNMTSTYRQLFGNVGSFNARIEDNVGGIRVVQSFANEQHEQELFAVDNQMFRKTKLLAYKIMAKSLSVSYMMTRLITILVMISGAWFFINGELQIGEFVAFILLSNIFFRPIEKINAVIESYPKGIAGFKRYLEIIDTEPDISDKPDAVEVSTLHGDITFQNVFFGYDEDRPVLQNISLKVKAGETIAFVGPSGAGKTTICSLLPRFYDVTGGAITIDGIDIRDMKLESLRKQIGIVQQDVFLFSGTIRENIAYGKLDAKLPEIWEAARRAHLEDLIQNLPEGMDTVIGERGVKLSGGQKQRLAIARMFLKNPPILILDEATSALDTETEAAIQQSLADLSVGRTTLVIAHRLTTIKNADRIMVVNEEGIAEQGRHEELVHAGGIYSRLHQAQYNA; via the coding sequence ATGCTTCGAAGGTTTTTTTCCTACTATCGTCCGTATAAAAAACTATTTATCTTGGACTTCTCCTGCGCTGTTTTTGCAGGTCTGCTAGAACTAGCTTTTCCGGTAGCTGTCAATAAATTTATTGATGATTTGCTCCCGGGTCAAGATTGGCCGCTAATTCTTATTGCGTGTGTCGCGCTCCTAGCTATTTACGCCTTGAATACAGTTATGCAGTATATCGTTACATACTGGGGGCATATGCTTGGCATCAATATCGAGACCGATATGCGTAAAAAAATGTTCGATCACATCCAGAAACTGTCCTTCCGCTTTTTTGATAATAATAAAACAGGTCACCTCATCGGGCGAATCACCAACGATTTAAATGATATCGGCGAGGTGGCGCATCACGGTCCTGAGGATATATTTATCGCCATCATGACACTTGTCGGTGCTTTCCTCCTTATGGCTGATATTAATCTGAAGCTGGCCATTATTACTTTTATTATCGTTCCAATTATGGCTTGGGTGATCATCTACTTCGGACGCAATATGACTTCCACCTATCGCCAGCTTTTTGGAAATGTAGGTAGTTTCAATGCCCGTATCGAAGATAATGTCGGTGGTATCCGGGTTGTTCAATCTTTTGCCAATGAGCAGCATGAGCAAGAGCTATTCGCAGTAGATAATCAAATGTTCCGTAAAACTAAGCTTCTCGCTTATAAAATCATGGCCAAAAGCTTATCTGTCAGCTATATGATGACCCGCCTCATTACGATCCTTGTGATGATCAGCGGCGCTTGGTTCTTCATCAATGGCGAGTTGCAAATCGGTGAGTTTGTGGCATTTATTCTGTTGTCCAATATCTTTTTCCGTCCGATCGAGAAGATCAATGCCGTTATCGAGAGTTATCCAAAAGGAATTGCCGGCTTTAAACGTTATCTAGAAATTATTGATACGGAGCCAGATATCAGTGATAAGCCGGATGCCGTAGAGGTAAGTACTTTACACGGTGATATTACCTTCCAGAATGTCTTTTTCGGATACGATGAGGACCGTCCGGTTCTACAAAATATCAGCCTAAAAGTTAAGGCTGGCGAAACGATTGCCTTTGTTGGACCTTCTGGTGCAGGCAAAACAACTATTTGCAGCCTGCTCCCTCGTTTCTATGATGTCACAGGCGGGGCTATCACCATAGATGGCATTGATATCCGTGACATGAAGCTGGAGTCGTTACGTAAGCAGATCGGGATCGTACAGCAGGATGTGTTCCTGTTCTCGGGTACGATTCGTGAAAACATCGCCTACGGAAAGCTGGATGCGAAGCTGCCTGAAATCTGGGAAGCTGCTCGGCGTGCCCATCTGGAAGATCTCATTCAGAATCTGCCAGAAGGCATGGATACAGTGATCGGAGAGCGCGGTGTGAAGCTGTCCGGTGGACAGAAGCAACGCCTAGCGATCGCCCGCATGTTCCTGAAGAATCCACCGATCCTGATTCTGGATGAAGCTACTTCAGCACTGGATACAGAAACGGAAGCAGCGATTCAGCAATCACTGGCGGATCTGTCCGTGGGTAGAACCACACTCGTCATCGCCCACCGATTGACGACGATAAAAAATGCCGACCGGATCATGGTCGTGAACGAAGAAGGCATCGCCGAGCAAGGCCGCCATGAAGAGTTAGTCCATGCCGGTGGCATATACAGCCGGCTGCATCAGGCACAGTATAACGCTTAG